One genomic window of Amphiura filiformis chromosome 3, Afil_fr2py, whole genome shotgun sequence includes the following:
- the LOC140147048 gene encoding uncharacterized protein has translation MLQPVIHRAALGRVAKIGALYDIRTESFLGDTLFGSKLGDEDVETLDLGNTSIELVLTDNVQEKFKKLEVEAELQVSLLAGMVKLSGSGAFLGEEKKSARAQSMSLLYKLRTVNEEIMIRHNKDKIDMDIMSPSNEQSVSATHVVVSIDWGAVCSVTCEYENEEDKDVTQIKGALNAELENMKALINDKNKENAYRNESKENHNKFTFICKADVSAPDKDLPVTFEGAMELARNLTSLVKRTNNGKGVPLTYMLKPLDAIVKMCRLQIQVQTHYNAIDDDIIKKCAQIVEGISKKKQTLYDIHIDLHVCGDYVDEECLVIIDDMLGEFDVQESGFKGRLQKLVKNVRSGDEDISSLDAFLSKELSDASFVSKYNDHIRGFQKEVTKLTSIKSWKNKGIFYEGRKDNTAVDDRRNTYVFYKTAHEDDKDNRDKNQEFFLRLQKTHAKDHGNYKFIVVDQEIRDDLWPAGKKKASVYAYLDGRLTSKDLYSKEGKDSEMCLIKIFKPEFQQILPSNRTRVKLRCPNSLFENGECTSSPITWMCSKCKRVVEYGIETKFFYCQCGKSDPTRSLFRCNEKVHGMDYVKYADDILISDLSLHRASEELNILILGETGVGKSTWINGVLNYLYYADMDEAMNDTEFYVLIPSSFTFIQDRVGEAKRETIEESVGNTNMEARKSAPKGLHEEFKEILIGESDANENMETGKSATKAPCSYVFYDGERKIRLIDTPGVGDSEGIQQDERNFDSILSYLTFYDEIHAVCILLKPNNSRLTAMFRFCIQELLTHLHSSAKDNIVFCFTNARATFYKPGDTLPALNKELRQREVGIQATPYNYFCFDNEAFRFLACLKNRVVFSQEEKDTYAASWNKSVGETNRLFKHISTLRPHKVRNTLSMNEARRIIVAMSKPLAEVAKTIQHNVNQGEEAKLEIDLYDKNMDGLKAKLKFSGFNLTRVALGHPITVCADANCIRCVPVGDSGVQNIVYEQVCHDDCYLEGIPTETTNDQRMQHCFGIKQGSSNGYDCGQCGHHYSTHMHITYKTAVFEEAFLSEDVQAQITQKKSAKETVEALKRAIDTKSAELKEEENIIIKTSAKYGSFLKANALIPYNDAVGDYLDMCIDQESKKAKEFRKEQLIDSLRNMKSQYKQERRILDNAIGTQTGENINTPEEIIEFQQKLFGLKHMGHTLKNFFDGISISRSARNIAFKEKIAPIRQNYKDT, from the exons ATGTTGCAGCCTGTGATACACAGGGCAGCACTGGGGAGAGTGGCCAAGATTGGAGCTCTCTATGACATCCGAACTGAGAGTTTTCTG GGTGATACTCTGTTTGGCTCAAAGCTCGGAGACGAAGATGTTGAAACCTTAGATCTTGGGAACACCTCAATAGAACTAGTATTGACAGACAATGTACAAGAGAAGTTTAAAAAACTGGAAGTAGAAGCAGAGCTTCAGGTGAGCTTGTTGGCAGGTATGGTCAAATTGAGTGGATCAGGGGCATTTCTTGGGGAGGAAAAGAAAAGCGCTAGGGCCCAAAGTATGAGTCTTCTTTACAAGTTGAGAACCGTCAATGAGGAGATAATGATTCGCCATAATAAGGATAAGATCGACATGGATATTATGTCACCTTCGAATGAACAGTCCGTCAGTGCAACTCATGTGGTCGTTTCCATTGACTGGGGAGCAGTTTGCTCCGTAACCTGTGAATACGAAAACGAAGAAGATAAAGATGTTACCCAAATCAAAGGAGCTCTGAATGCCGAGCTTGAAAACATGAAAGCGCTTATCAAtgataaaaacaaggaaaacgcATATCGTAATGAAAGTAAGGAAAACCACAACAAGTTCACCTTTATATGCAAAGCCGATGTTTCAGCTCCCGACAAAGACCTCCCGGTTACATTCGAAGGTGCGATGGAACTAGCAAGAAATCTCACAAGTCTTGTTAAACGCACAAACAACGGGAAGGGTGTTCCGTTGACATACATGTTGAAGCCTTTGGATGCCATCGTCAAGATGTGTAGGCTTCAAATACAGGTTCAAACACATTACAACGCAATCGATGACGATATTATCAAGAAATGTGCACAGATCGTGGAAGGAATCTCGAAGAAGAAGCAAACGCTTTATGATATTCACATAGATCTGCATGTCTGTGGAGACTATGTCGATGAAGAATGTCTAGTTATAATTGACGATATGTTGGGGGAGTTTGATGTGCAAGAATCTGGTTTCAAAGGTAGACTTCAAAAGTTGGTGAAGAACGTAAGATCGGGGGACGAAGATATTTCTTCTCTTGACGCATTCCTTAGTAAAGAGCTGTCTGACGCATCTTTTGTCTCAAAGTACAACGATCATATTCGGGGATTTCAAAAGGAGGTAACTAAACTGACATCTATCAAATCATGGAAGAACAAAGGAATCTTTTACGAAGGAAGAAAAGATAACACCGCTGTGGATGACAGAAGAAATACATATGTGTTCTACAAGACTGCCCATGAAGATGATAAGGATAATCGTGACAAGAATCAGGAATTCTTCTTGCGACTACAGAAAACGCATGCAAAGGATCATGGCAATTATAAGTTTATCGTTGTAGATCAAGAAATAAGAGACGATCTGTGGCCAGCTGGCAAAAAGAAAGCAAGTGTGTATGCGTATTTAGACGGCAGATTAACATCAAAGGACCTGTATTCCAAAGAAGGCAAAGACTCAGAAATGTGCCTGATCAAAATCTTTAAACCTGAATTCCAGCAGATACTCCCGAGCAACCGAACACGTGTCAAGCTAAGATGTCCAAATTCTTTGTTCGAAAATGGTGAATGTACAAGTAGTCCAATAACTTGGATGTGTTCAAAGTGCAAACGGGTAGTAGAATATGGCATAGAAACCAAATTCTTCTATTGCCAATGCGGCAAATCGGATCCAACAAGATCACTATTTCGCTGCAATGAGAAGGTGCACGGCATGGACTATGTCAAATATGCAGATGATATTCTAATATCGGATTTGTCGCTTCATCGTGCATCGGAGGAGTTAAACATCTTGATCCTCGGTGAGACAGGGGTTGGTAAATCTACATGGATCAATGGTGTTTTGAACTACCTATACTATGCTGATATGGATGAAGCTATGAATGATACGGAGTTCTATGTTCTGATACCGTCCAGTTTCACCTTTATACAAGATAGAGTAGGAGAGGCAAAAAGGGAAACGATTGAGGAAAGTGTCGGTAATACGAATATGGAAGCCAGAAAGTCTGCACCCAAAGGCCTTCATGAAGAGTTCAAGGAGATACTCATTGGAGAAAGTGACGCCAATGAGAACATGGAAACCGGAAAATCTGCGACCAAGGCGCCTTGTTCTTATGTCTTCTATGACGGGGAGAGGAAAATTCGCTTGATTGACACGCCAGGAGTAGGAGACAGTGAAGGTATACAGCAAGACGAGAGAAACTTTGACAGCATATTGTCATACCTGACTTTCTACGATGAGATCCATGCTGTGTGTATCCTTTTGAAACCGAATAACTCACGTCTTACAGCAATGTTCCGCTTTTGTATCCAAGAACTCTTGACCCATCTCCATTCGTCAGCCAAAGACAACATTGTCTTCTGCTTCACAAACGCTCGAGCAACATTTTACAAACCTGGAGACACATTGCCTGCCCTTAACAAAGAGCTCAGGCAAAGAGAGGTTGGAATTCAAGCTACGCCATACAACTACTTCTGCTTTGACAACGAGGCTTTTCGCTTTCTGGCTTGTTTAAAGAATAGAGTGGTGTTTAGCCAAGAAGAGAAGGATACCTATGCAGCTAGTTGGAACAAGTCTGTTGGAGAAACCAATCGCCTCTTTAAGCACATCAGCACCTTGAGACCTCACAAAGTTAGGAATACGTTGAGTATGAATGAGGCTCGAAGAATCATTGTGGCTATGAGCAAACCTTTAGCAGAAGTGGCCAAGACCATCCAACATAATGTTAACCAAGGCGAAGAAGCGAAACTGGAAATTGACCTGTACGACAAAAACATGGATGGCTTGAAAGCCAAACTAAAGTTTTCTGGTTTTAATCTGACGCGCGTTGCGTTAGGACATCCCATAACAGTCTGTGCAGATGCCAACTGTATCAGATGTGTCCCAGTTGGTGACAGTGGTGTTCAAAACATAGTCTACGAGCAAGTCTGTCATGATGATTGTTATTTGGAGGGAATTCCGACTGAAACAACAAATGACCAAAGGATGCAACAttgttttggcataaaacaaGGTAGTAGTAATGGGTATGATTGTGGTCAGTGTGGTCACCATTATTCCACTCACATGCACATCACATACAAAACTGCGGTATTCGAAGAGGCATTCCTATCTGAAGACGTTCAAGCACAAATCACTCAAAAGAAGAGCGCCAAAGAAACAGTGGAGGCTCTCAAGAGAGCGATTGATACAAAAAGTGCGGAATTGAAGGAAGAGGAAAACATCATCATAAAAACAAGCGCAAAGTATGGCTCATTCCTCAAAGCAAATGCTCTCATACCATACAATGACGCAGTTGGAGATTACTTAGACATGTGTATTGATCAGGAGAGTAAAAAGGCCAAAGAATTCAGGAAGGAACAACTTATTGATTCATTACGAAATATGAAGAGCCAGTATAAACAGGAAAGGAGAATTTTGGATAACGCAATTGGCACGCAAACTGGTGAGAACATAAACACTCCAGAGGAAATTATAGAGTTTCAACAAAAGCTCTTCGGTCTTAAGCATATGGGACACACCCTAAAGAACTTTTTTGATGGAATTTCCATTTCTCGCTCAGCCAGGAATATAGCATTCAAAGAGAAGATTGCTCCCATTCGACAGAATTACAAAGACACCTAA